A window from Listeria seeligeri serovar 1/2b str. SLCC3954 encodes these proteins:
- the ileS gene encoding isoleucine--tRNA ligase has protein sequence MEYKDTLLMPKTDFPMRGNLPNKEPEWQAKWEEEKLYEKIQEKNADRPSYILHDGPPYANGEVHMGHALNKTIKDIIVRYKSMAGFRSPYVPGWDTHGLPIETAIAKKGVKRKEMSIAEFRKLCAEYAMTQVDGQRTGFKRLGINGDWENPYITLLPEYEAEQIKVFGEMAKKGYIYKGKKPVYWSPSSESALAEAEIEYQDKKSASIFVTFKVTDGKGVLEPGTNIVIWTTTPWTIPANMGITVNPDLDYVVIESAGEKYVVAEALLAGLREKLGFEDAIVLKTVRGSELDRIVTKHPFYDRDSLVMNGEHATAEAGTGAVHTAPGHGEDDFLVGKKYNLEVLAPLDDRGVFTEEAPGFEGIFYDTANKMVTERLEEVGALLKLEFITHSYPHDWRTKKPVIFRATSQWFASIDAFRDDLLEAVKSVNWTPAWGETRLFNMVRDRGDWVISRQRAWGVPLPIFYAENGEAIITDETISHISDLFREHGSNVWFERDVKDLLPAGFTHPGSPNGEFTKETDIMDVWFDSGSSHQAVLNARPELSRPADLYMEGSDQYRGWFNSSLTTAVAITGESPYRNVLSHGFALDGEGRKMSKSLGNTLLPGKVIKQLGADIVRLWVASVDYQADVRVSDEILKQVSEVYRKIRNTMRFLLGNINDFEPTTNGVSYENLREVDKYMLIKLDDLVKNVKDSYEAFEFSAIYHQINNFCTVELSQFYMDFAKDVVYIEAADSKDRRAMQTVFYESVVTLTKLLAPILPHTTEEVWNSLIGEGAESIHLQDLPEVKDLAGSEEITAKWDAFMQIRDNVQKALEFARNEKLIGKSMLAKVTLYVDGEAKTLFDSLEGDFAQLFIVSDFELVEGLENAPENALKVNQVAVQITVAEGETCERCRVVKKDVGVNPNHPTLCGRCADIVVKNYEA, from the coding sequence ATGGAATATAAAGATACTTTACTAATGCCAAAAACAGACTTTCCAATGCGTGGTAATTTACCAAATAAAGAACCTGAGTGGCAAGCGAAATGGGAAGAAGAAAAACTATACGAAAAAATCCAAGAAAAAAATGCAGATCGTCCAAGCTATATTTTGCATGATGGACCTCCATATGCCAACGGAGAGGTTCATATGGGACACGCTTTAAATAAAACAATCAAAGATATTATCGTTCGTTATAAATCAATGGCTGGCTTCCGTTCGCCGTATGTACCTGGTTGGGATACACATGGTCTTCCAATTGAAACAGCAATCGCTAAAAAAGGCGTAAAACGTAAAGAAATGTCCATTGCTGAATTCCGCAAACTTTGTGCTGAATATGCAATGACACAAGTAGATGGTCAACGTACAGGCTTTAAACGCTTAGGTATTAATGGCGACTGGGAAAACCCGTATATCACGTTACTTCCAGAATATGAAGCAGAACAAATTAAAGTTTTTGGTGAAATGGCGAAAAAAGGCTATATCTACAAAGGTAAAAAACCAGTATATTGGTCTCCTTCAAGTGAATCAGCTCTTGCGGAAGCAGAAATCGAATATCAAGATAAAAAATCAGCATCTATCTTCGTTACCTTCAAAGTAACAGATGGCAAAGGTGTGTTAGAACCTGGAACGAATATTGTAATTTGGACAACAACTCCGTGGACAATCCCTGCCAATATGGGTATTACCGTTAATCCTGACTTAGATTATGTTGTAATTGAATCTGCTGGTGAAAAATACGTAGTCGCAGAAGCACTTTTAGCTGGATTACGTGAAAAACTTGGCTTTGAAGATGCAATTGTTCTAAAAACAGTTCGCGGTTCTGAATTAGATCGCATTGTCACTAAACATCCATTTTATGACCGTGATTCATTAGTAATGAACGGCGAACATGCTACTGCTGAAGCTGGAACTGGTGCAGTGCATACCGCGCCTGGACATGGGGAAGATGACTTTTTAGTTGGTAAAAAATATAACTTAGAAGTATTAGCTCCACTTGATGACCGAGGTGTATTCACAGAAGAAGCTCCTGGATTTGAAGGTATTTTTTATGATACAGCTAACAAAATGGTTACCGAAAGATTAGAAGAAGTGGGCGCTTTACTTAAATTGGAATTCATTACCCACTCATATCCACATGATTGGCGTACGAAAAAACCAGTTATCTTCCGCGCAACATCACAATGGTTCGCTTCCATCGATGCTTTCCGTGATGACTTACTGGAAGCTGTCAAAAGTGTTAACTGGACACCCGCTTGGGGAGAAACACGCTTGTTTAATATGGTTCGTGACCGCGGCGACTGGGTAATTTCTCGTCAACGTGCATGGGGCGTTCCACTACCGATTTTTTATGCAGAGAATGGTGAAGCGATTATCACTGACGAAACAATTAGTCATATCTCTGACTTGTTCCGTGAGCATGGTTCAAATGTTTGGTTCGAACGGGATGTAAAAGATTTACTACCGGCTGGATTTACTCATCCAGGTAGCCCAAATGGTGAGTTTACAAAAGAAACAGACATTATGGACGTTTGGTTTGACTCTGGTTCAAGCCATCAAGCAGTTCTTAATGCACGCCCAGAATTAAGTCGTCCTGCTGATTTATATATGGAAGGCTCTGACCAATATCGTGGTTGGTTCAACTCCTCATTAACGACTGCAGTTGCTATAACTGGTGAATCGCCATACCGTAACGTGCTTAGTCATGGTTTCGCGCTTGATGGAGAAGGCCGCAAAATGAGTAAATCACTTGGAAATACACTTCTTCCTGGCAAAGTAATTAAACAACTTGGTGCGGATATCGTCCGACTTTGGGTTGCTTCTGTCGATTATCAAGCAGACGTGCGAGTTAGTGATGAAATCTTAAAACAAGTTTCTGAAGTATACCGCAAAATCCGTAATACGATGCGTTTCTTACTTGGAAATATCAATGATTTTGAACCAACTACGAATGGCGTTTCCTATGAAAACTTACGCGAAGTTGACAAATACATGCTAATTAAATTAGACGATTTAGTGAAAAATGTAAAAGATAGCTATGAAGCATTTGAGTTTTCCGCTATTTACCACCAAATCAACAATTTCTGTACAGTAGAATTAAGTCAATTTTACATGGATTTTGCTAAAGACGTGGTATATATTGAAGCAGCCGATAGTAAAGATCGTCGTGCTATGCAAACAGTCTTTTATGAATCTGTTGTTACTTTGACAAAATTACTTGCTCCAATCTTACCACATACAACAGAAGAAGTATGGAATAGCTTAATCGGTGAGGGTGCAGAAAGTATTCATTTACAAGATTTGCCAGAAGTGAAAGATTTAGCTGGTAGCGAAGAAATTACTGCTAAATGGGATGCGTTTATGCAAATTCGCGATAATGTTCAAAAAGCATTAGAATTTGCTCGCAACGAAAAACTCATCGGAAAATCCATGCTTGCAAAAGTAACTTTATATGTTGATGGAGAAGCGAAAACACTATTTGACTCCCTAGAAGGCGATTTTGCACAGCTCTTTATTGTATCTGATTTTGAATTAGTAGAAGGGCTAGAAAATGCTCCAGAAAATGCGTTAAAAGTTAACCAAGTTGCCGTTCAAATTACGGTTGCAGAAGGTGAAACTTGTGAGCGTTGTCGGGTAGTGAAAAAAGATGTTGGCGTAAATCCAAATCATCCAACACTATGCGGCCGTTGTGCGGATATTGTTGTCAAAAACTACGAAGCATAA
- the divIVA gene encoding septum site-determining protein DivIVA has translation MPLSPLDIHNKEFTRGFRGYDEDEVNDFLDQIIKDYEQVIKEKKRIEDTLNNSEERLGHFTNIEETLNKSLIVAQTAAEEVKASAEKEAKLIVREAEKNADRILSDSLSKARKIAIEIEDLKRQSKVFRERLRMLVEAQMDLIKSEDWQQMMAYDVDATELASIKEVEQAESEER, from the coding sequence ATGCCATTATCGCCGCTGGATATACATAACAAAGAGTTTACCCGTGGTTTTAGAGGTTATGACGAAGATGAAGTAAATGACTTCCTCGATCAAATCATTAAAGATTATGAACAAGTTATTAAAGAGAAAAAGCGTATTGAGGACACTTTAAATAATAGTGAAGAACGTTTAGGTCATTTTACAAACATTGAAGAAACACTAAACAAATCATTAATTGTCGCACAAACAGCTGCGGAAGAAGTAAAAGCATCTGCTGAAAAAGAAGCAAAACTTATCGTTCGTGAAGCGGAAAAAAATGCAGATCGAATTTTAAGCGACTCTCTTTCTAAAGCTAGAAAAATTGCGATTGAAATTGAAGACTTAAAACGTCAATCCAAAGTATTCCGCGAACGTCTTCGCATGCTAGTGGAAGCACAAATGGACTTGATTAAAAGTGAAGATTGGCAACAAATGATGGCTTATGATGTAGATGCAACTGAACTAGCATCTATTAAAGAAGTCGAACAAGCTGAATCTGAAGAACGTTAA